In Sulfolobales archaeon, one genomic interval encodes:
- a CDS encoding DNA polymerase II, giving the protein MEEVLDVFVLDLSYEVVRSEPQIIIWGIDGSGNRVLLRDRSFRPYFYAVLEDDAPVDSVAEMIRKLSIPSSPITDVRRVDRRFYGRPVNVLRIQTVIPESVRDYRERVKGLAYVREVLEADIRFALRYMIDRDTPPSTWHRFRVRKLPRSGDYRVSEEYEVIERIGYGDITRPPNLRSVAFDIEVYNPRGSPRAETDPVIIIGVMNDRGELTQFLAEDPGPRDLKPIREFIEYILEEDPDILFGYNSTYFDIPYLMERCKRHGIKLDIGRRKGAEPRPSVYGHYSIPGRLHIDLYDFAEEIHEVKIKSLDAVAEYLGVMSRSERTYVSWYEIARYWDDKSKRPILLKYSRDDVISTLGIGMKILPFAIQLSSLTGLPLDQVGAASVGHRLEWYLMREAYKYGELVPNREERPYEPYKGAVVLEPKPGIHSNIAVMDFSSMYPNIMIKYNIGPDTYISNPEECGEEGCWEAPETGYLFRKSPPGFYKRVLETLLKLRKAVREEMKKYSMDSVEYRILDERQRALKILANAAYGYMGWVGARWYFRQGAEAVTAWGRATIKRAIEIARSMGLNVIYGDTDSLFIGYVKGVAEEFAERISKELEMEIKIEKIYRKVFFTEAKKRYVGLTEDGRIDIVGFEAVRGDWSELAKEIQEKVAEVILRTEDISKAIEYVRGVIKDLEAGRVPIEKLVIWKTITRPLDEYEATAPHVRAAKILLSKGGRIAIGDKIGYVIVKGAGRISDRAMPYFFVDPKDIDPTYYIDHQVIPAALRILEYFGVTDKTLRSGAKSRSLFEFKK; this is encoded by the coding sequence ATGGAGGAGGTTCTCGACGTATTTGTTCTCGATCTAAGCTATGAGGTTGTTAGATCAGAGCCTCAGATAATTATATGGGGTATCGATGGCTCTGGTAATAGGGTTCTTCTGAGGGACAGGAGTTTTAGGCCATACTTCTACGCTGTTCTAGAGGATGATGCCCCTGTAGATAGTGTTGCTGAGATGATTAGGAAGCTGAGTATCCCATCATCCCCTATCACGGATGTTAGGAGGGTTGATAGGAGGTTCTATGGAAGGCCTGTTAATGTCCTCAGAATACAGACTGTGATCCCTGAGAGTGTTAGGGATTATAGGGAGAGGGTTAAGGGGCTTGCATATGTTAGGGAGGTTCTAGAGGCTGATATAAGGTTTGCCCTGAGATATATGATCGATAGGGATACCCCTCCAAGCACCTGGCATAGGTTTAGGGTTAGAAAGCTACCGAGAAGCGGTGACTACAGGGTTTCGGAGGAGTATGAGGTTATAGAGAGGATAGGCTATGGAGATATTACGAGGCCACCGAACCTAAGATCTGTTGCCTTCGATATAGAGGTTTATAACCCCAGGGGGTCTCCAAGGGCTGAGACAGATCCTGTGATAATAATAGGGGTTATGAATGATAGGGGCGAGCTCACACAATTCCTCGCAGAGGATCCAGGGCCAAGGGATTTGAAGCCCATTAGGGAGTTCATTGAATATATACTCGAGGAGGATCCAGATATACTTTTTGGATATAACAGCACATACTTCGACATACCATATCTCATGGAGAGATGTAAGAGGCACGGTATAAAGCTCGATATAGGGCGTAGAAAGGGGGCTGAGCCGAGGCCGAGTGTGTATGGCCACTACTCGATTCCTGGGAGGCTCCACATAGATCTATATGACTTCGCTGAGGAGATACACGAAGTTAAGATCAAAAGCCTAGATGCTGTTGCAGAGTATCTAGGCGTTATGAGTAGATCTGAGAGAACATATGTCTCGTGGTACGAGATAGCTAGATACTGGGATGACAAGTCTAAGAGGCCTATCCTGCTTAAATACTCAAGAGATGATGTTATATCAACACTTGGGATCGGGATGAAGATCCTGCCATTCGCGATCCAACTATCATCCCTAACAGGACTACCACTAGACCAGGTTGGCGCAGCCTCGGTAGGGCATAGGCTGGAATGGTATCTCATGAGAGAGGCATATAAATATGGGGAGCTGGTGCCAAACAGGGAGGAGAGGCCCTACGAGCCATATAAAGGGGCGGTTGTTCTAGAGCCAAAGCCGGGGATACATAGCAATATAGCTGTTATGGACTTCTCCTCTATGTACCCAAACATAATGATCAAATATAACATAGGCCCAGACACATATATATCAAACCCAGAGGAATGCGGTGAGGAGGGATGCTGGGAGGCTCCAGAGACAGGGTATCTCTTTAGAAAATCCCCTCCAGGGTTCTACAAGAGGGTTCTAGAGACCCTTCTAAAGCTTAGAAAAGCTGTTAGGGAGGAGATGAAGAAATATAGCATGGATAGCGTTGAATATAGGATCCTTGATGAGAGGCAGAGGGCTCTAAAGATACTTGCAAACGCAGCCTACGGCTATATGGGCTGGGTTGGGGCTAGATGGTACTTCAGACAGGGGGCGGAGGCTGTCACGGCATGGGGTAGGGCTACTATTAAAAGGGCTATAGAGATTGCGAGGAGTATGGGGCTTAACGTGATCTATGGCGATACAGACTCGCTATTCATAGGCTATGTCAAGGGGGTTGCGGAGGAGTTTGCAGAGAGGATCTCTAAGGAGCTTGAGATGGAGATAAAGATAGAGAAGATCTATAGGAAGGTGTTCTTCACAGAGGCTAAAAAGAGATACGTCGGCCTGACAGAGGATGGGAGAATAGATATTGTGGGCTTCGAAGCTGTTAGAGGTGATTGGTCGGAGCTTGCGAAGGAGATCCAGGAGAAGGTTGCAGAGGTTATCCTTAGAACAGAGGATATCTCAAAGGCTATAGAATATGTGAGGGGGGTTATAAAGGATCTTGAGGCTGGTAGAGTACCCATTGAGAAGCTCGTGATATGGAAGACCATAACAAGGCCTCTAGACGAGTACGAGGCTACAGCGCCCCATGTAAGGGCAGCTAAGATCCTCCTCAGCAAGGGTGGGAGAATAGCTATTGGGGATAAGATCGGATATGTCATTGTAAAAGGTGCTGGGAGGATCAGTGATAGGGCTATGCCATACTTCTTCGTAGATCCAAAGGATATAGATCCAACATACTATATAGATCACCAGGTTATACCAGCAGCCCTGAGAATCCTCGAATACTTCGGCGTGACAGATAAAACACTTAGATCCGGGGCTAAGAGTAGAAGCCTATTCGAATTCAAGAAATGA